Proteins from a single region of Chrysemys picta bellii isolate R12L10 chromosome 9, ASM1138683v2, whole genome shotgun sequence:
- the ERICH6 gene encoding glutamate-rich protein 6, which yields MEGAGSAGRERDGCAEPGEQPASRGTGKDAKENRKETSSSSYEGRSSSSEDRSSSEVESESSLQDGVTEQPAPGPGSKVLGGIRREISTSLDTLSRSPQDKSSAGKSDGTTEPRTETSLQKSTTKQPAPNTGTKGLPTILGGIRRETCSPSLHKLSRERKTSYNVDYSTQEKPLGISVSMQTETSWIYEHMYRKTIQRKTEELKKDSIHIATAAGNDIHAVLSQDLSSLGILCDMEFNEDFIRLFEESLRTLSHIGPPTILAYRPESSREGLEIQIEEESTATCEYCGSLLKLFPSYEDLDPTSEDYESFFCCEQNQDLYEYIITEKKNYENARNESISIDPHAAHGSEVDRQQAREKEYQRQQERQIAKQFAFMAAEQASFVEYSKQLKTISYQLSREPPSPGGWTLMPYETVERLEKEEINYSITCCDFTIAGGKLVKRQFLEKYYKHGGKFLTIFPDGTAQLFYPSGNLAVIIVQKRRGYICIVQEDKPNNATIQAVFESSGKGTCYHPNGIVWININIQGGHYSDQAGNRVRMWTWPSNLMDSGPRISFKPIFISLNQYVGVRIVGQDKIAVSFLAMGQQAKFNVGTKVQVRQPGKLPPPKHVCEEDLLLFACKIKIQRLFDRLHGCLNFPSTEQWDKIKPPSYLATQALKLMYLCKNSDISDDVDCSIRAIINAPV from the exons ATGGAGGGAGCCGGCAGTGCGGGGCGGGAGCGTGATGGGTGCGCCGAGCCCGGCGAGCAGCCAGCCTCGCGGGGAACAGGGAAGG ATGccaaggaaaatagaaaagaaactTCATCTTCATCCTACGAGGGACGAAGCAG CTCATCTGAAGACAGGAGTTCCTCAGAGGTGGAATCAGAGAGCAGCCTCCAGGATGGGGTCACAGAACAGCCAGCTCCAGGCCCAG GTTCCAAAGTACTAGGAGGAATTAGAAGAGAAATTTCCACATCATTAGATACTTTAAGCCG GTCACCTCAAGACAAGAGTTCAGCAGGAAAATCTGATGGGACCACAGAACCCAGAACCGAGACCAGCCTCCAGAAGAGCACCACAAAGCAACCAGCTCCCAACACAG GTACAAAAGGCCTTCCTACAATCTTAGGTGGAATTAGAAGAGAAACTTGCTCTCCCTCATTACACAAATTAAGCAG GGAAAGAAAAACATCTTATAATGTTGATTACTCAACTCAAGAGAAACCTTTAGGAATTTCAGTGTCAATGCAGACGGAAACAAGCTGGATTTATGAACATATGTACAGAAAAACCA TTCAGAGAAAGACTGAAGAGCTCAAGAAAGACAGCATTCACATCGCTACTGCTGCTGGAAATG ATATACATGCAGTGCTGTCACAAGACCTCAGCAGTTTAGGCATTTTGTGCGACATGGAG TTTAATGAAGACTTCATAAGGCTGTTTGAGGAATCTCTGCGCACACTGTCCCATATTGGGCCACCAACTATTCTAGCATATAGGCCAGAATCATCAAGAGAAGGCCTGGAGATACAG ATAGAAGAGGAATCTACTGCAACATGTGAGTACTGTGGCAGCTTGCTGAAATTATTTCCTTCCTATGAAGATCTTGACCCAACCTCTGAAGATTATGAATCA TTTTTCTGTTGTGAGCAAAATCAGGATCTCTATGAGTACATCATTACTGAAAAAAAGAATTATGAGAACGCTAGAAATGAGTCAATCTCCATTGACCCTCATGCAGCCCACGGCAGTGAAGTGGACAGGCAGCAAGCAAGGGAGAAAGAATATCAAAG GCAACAGGAAAGACAAATAGCAAAACAGTTTGCATTCATGGCAGCAGAGCAGGCCAGCTTCGTTGAAT aTTCAAAGCAACTCAAAACCATTTCCTACCAGCTCTCCCGTGAGCCACCTTCCCCTGGAGGCTGGACTCTCATGCCTTATGAGACAGTTGAGAGACTAGAGAAAGAGGAAATTAACTATAGTATTACTTGCTGTGACTTTACCATTGCAGGTGGAAAG CTAGTGAAGCGACAGTTCTTGGAAAAATACTACAAACACGGAGGAAAGTTCCTTACCATATTTCCAGACGGTACAGCACAATTATT CTATCCATCTGGCAATCTGGCCGTTATCATTGTGCAAAAGAGGAGAGGTTATATTTGTATAGTACAGGAAGACAAGCCAAATAATGCAACaatccaagcagtgtttgagtccagTGGCAAAGGTACTTGCTATCATCCAAACGGAATTGTATG GATAAACATAAATATTCAGGGAGGACATTATTCAGACCAAGCAGGCAACAGGGTGCGAATGTGGACCTGGCCAAGTAATTTGATGGACTCTGGACCCCGCATTTCATTTAAACCCATCTTTATATCCTTGAACCAATATGTTGGTGTCAGGATAGTTGGACAAGACAAGATTGCGGTTTCTTTTCTTGCCATGGGCCAACAAGCCAAATTCAATGTGGGAACAAAAGTGCAG GTAAGGCAGCCTGGTAAACTTCCACCACCAAAACATGTATGCGAAGAAGACCTGCTGCTGTTTGCCTGCAAAATAAAGATTCAGCGTCTGTTTGATAGACTACATGGATGTTTAAACTTCCCATCTACTGAGCAGTGGGACAAAATCAAACCCCCTTCCTACCTTGCAACACAGGCTTTAAAATTAATGTACCTTTGTAAGAATTCCGACATAAGTGATGATGTTGACTGTTCAATAAGAGCTATAATAAATGCACCTGTCTGA
- the SELENOT gene encoding thioredoxin reductase-like selenoprotein T isoform X1: MSHFLYAVLHFLLGFFIPSANLLVIVVVYKLMKKKQGRSYIFILNLAAADLLVGVMCIAEALDDILDGDFDKNLSFCLLRICMSMTPCIGSILTLLLISLDRYLAVKLPLYYPTLLNKKPIIFSLAILWAVSILFGHMPLISPSLQQSNYTGYCGLLYAAKSDYLYVTCFGIFIPSLLVMICLHISVGRIAYSQHKRIWRTCLQTEPLTAHLRHFKALRTVLIMIVGFTICWGPYYLAGFVQATCDSCNLADPITDVLFLLGEINSLINPLIYALYCKDIRSQLPKLMCKKKGQVKPLAVVHFNIQALDGLSNGEAKRPDLSEVQVPNTTFFNSSSHCKIVFSVS, from the coding sequence ATGAGCCACTTCTTGTATGCAGTGTTACATTTTCTCCTGGGCTTCTTCATCCCCTCAGCCAACCTGCTGGTAATTGTGGTTGTCTACAAACTAATGAAGAAGAAGCAGGGCAGAAGCTACATCTTCATCCTTAACCTGGCTGCTGCAGACCTGCTGGTGGGAGTGATGTGCATTGCAGAGGCACTGGATGATATCCTGGATGGAGACTTTGACAAGAATTTATCCTTTTGTCTCTTGCGGATCTGCATGAGCATGACACCTTGCATTGGCTCCATTCTCACCTTGCTCTTGATTTCCCTGGATAGATACTTGGCAGTGAAGCTTCCCCTTTATTATCCTACCCTCTTGAACAAAAAACCCATCATCTTCTCTCTTGCCATTCTGTGGGCCGTCTCCATTTTGTTTGGGCACATGCCTTTGatttctccctccctgcagcaaaGCAACTACACAGGCTACTGTGGGCTCCTGTATGCAGCCAAGAGTGACTACCTGTATGTGACCTGCTTTGGGATCTTCATCCCTTCCTTGTTGGTCATGATCTGCCTGCACATCTCAGTCGGGAGGATTGCCTACTCACAGCACAAGCGAATCTGGCGCACCTGCCTGCAAACAGAACCCCTCACCGCTCACCTCCGCCATTTCAAGGCACTGCGGACAGTACTTATAATGATTGTCGGCTTCACCATCTGCTGGGGACCTTATTACCTGGCAGGCTTTGTGCAAGCTACTTGTGACTCCTGCAACCTGGCTGACCCGATAACGGATGTCTTATTCCTGCTGGGAGAAATCAACTCCCTCATCAACCCCCTCATCTATGCTCTGTACTGCAAAGATATAAGAAGCCAGCTGCCCAAACTGATGTGCAAGAAGAAAGGCCAAGTAAAGCCTCTGGCTGTGGTTCACTTTAATATCCAAGCCCTTGATGGTTTATCCAATGGGGAGGCTAAGAGACCCGATTTATCTGAGGTTCAAGTCCCCAATACTACTTTCTTCAACAGTTCTAGTCACTGCAAAATCGTCTTCTCAGTGTCATGA